The following coding sequences are from one Ornithodoros turicata isolate Travis chromosome 1, ASM3712646v1, whole genome shotgun sequence window:
- the LOC135371457 gene encoding uncharacterized protein LOC135371457 — protein sequence MGSMGNCGSLIWTRKAERSRIKFPKSEALFKQWISKIKRHEGPLFEVTRHTKVCSKHFRDDDFVPNAASGKHILRDHAVPSMFSFASPKQKPRRPLIRRSFLVEKQVSTITAESQEGQENTVPPDRVTEEVMSPQDKLDTALTERACAKDDLARKETVITKLTEELQELKCQVQLKISGNYRLSHELEICKDKYRRLQEERMPFCIEKFRGSNEDFQFNTGLPNYATFCALLEYLAPVENPENIVPWNCEKSRDTGASETRGRPQKLSTEKHFLVLVKLRLGLFHQHLAHLFCVSKSYVSKTFTTWINFVYVQLGPLLLWQSRETVDCTTPDAFKDSYPTTRVIIDATEVKCEAQSLFVMQSRTYSNYKYD from the coding sequence GTCACGTATCAAATTCCCAAAAAGTGAAGCCCTGTTCAAGCAATGGATAAGCAAGATTAAACGACACGAAGGGCCGCTATTCGAAGTAACGAGGCACACAAAAGTATGCTCCAAACATTTCAGAGATGACGACTTCGTTCCAAATGCGGCCAGTGGGAAACACATCCTCCGGGACCATGCTGTTCCATCGATGTTTTCGTTTGCTTCGCCAAAACAAAAGCCACGCCGACCACTGATCAGACGCAGCTTTCTGGTGGAAAAGCAAGTGAGCACCATTACTGCAGAAAGCCAAGAAGGACAGGAAAATACTGTTCCTCCGGACAGAGTCACAGAAGAAGTCATGTCACCTCAAGACAAACTCGACACGGCATTGACAGAACGTGCTTGTGCTAAAGATGACCTGGCAAGGAAGGAAACGGTCATCACTAAATTGACAGAGGAGCTTCAGGAGCTGAAGTGTCAAGTACAGCTCAAGATATCAGGAAATTATAGGCTTAGCCACGAGCTGGAAATCTGCAAGGACAAGTACAGAAGACTTCAGGAAGAAAGAATGCCTTTCTGCATTGAGAAGTTCCGGGGCAGTAACGAGGATTTCCAGTTCAATACGGGCCTTCCAAACTATGCTACTTTTTGTGCACTTCTTGAATATCTTGCCCCTGTCGAAAATCCGGAAAACATTGTTCCGTGGAACTGTGAAAAGTCGCGAGACACTGGTGCTAGTGAGACAAGGGGACGTCCTCAGAAACTAAGCACTGAGAAGCACTTCCTCGTGCTAGTGAAGCTCAGGCTGGGTCTCTTCCACCAACACCTAGCACACCTGTTTTGTGTCTCGAAGAGCTACGTGTCCAAGACCTTCACTACATGGATAAACTTTGTGTATGTGCAACTTGGACCACTTCTCCTTTGGCAGTCACGCGAAACTGTTGATTGCACAACGCCAGACGCATTTAAAGACAGCTACCCAACAACGCGTGTGATAATTGATGCTACTGAAGTCAAATGCGAGGCGCAAAGCTTGTTCGTGATGCAATCAAGAACGTACTCGAACTATAAGTATGACTAA